A stretch of DNA from Euzebyales bacterium:
GTCGCCAACCTCCTCGGCCGGTGTTGTCTCGGTGATCCTCGATGCACGTCCAGCAAACGTGCCCGCTAACCGCCGTAGATTATTGCAGCACGTCGATGATGCGGGTCAAGCCCTTCCGCAGTTCCTCGTCTGACAGGGCACAGGACAGCCGCACGTGGCCCGGCGCGCCGAAGGCCTCCCCCGGCACCAGCGCGACCCTGATCTCGTCGAGCAGCAGATTGCACAGCTCGAGCGACCTCGTGACCGTCCTGCCGTGGACGGGACGCTGCAGGCGCGCGCGGACGTCGGGGAACACGTAGAACGCGCCTCCCCGGCATGGGGCACACGACGTCGTCGACCCACTGAACGCCTCGTGAACGATGCGTCGACGCTGGTCGTAGGCGTCGCGCATGGCCTCGATCCGGCTCATCGGCTCCTCGACGGCGGCCAGCGCCACGCGCTGTGCAACGCTGGACACGTTCGACGTGACGTGGCTCTGCACCCGGTTGATCGCCGCGGCCACGGCCGGAGGCGCGATCGACCAGCCGACGCGCCACCGGTCATCGCGTAGGTCTTGGCGACGCCGTTGACGACCACACCGCGGCGTGATCTCGGGCGCCACCACCGGCATGCTGGCGAACTGCGCCCCCTCGTAGACCAGGTGCTCGTAGATCTCGTCGGTGACGAGCCAGACGCCGGCCGCCGCTGCCCACCGCCCGATCTCGCGGATCTCATCCGGGGTGCACACCGACCCCGTCGGGTTCGACGGCGACACGAAGACCAGCGCCTTCGTGGCAGGGTGCGCGCCGCCTCCAACTGGTCCACGGTGACGCGGTAGCCGTCTGCGGCCGTCGTGGGCAGCCGCACGACGGTCCCGCCGGCGAGGCGACCTGCTCAGGGTAGCTGACCCAGTACGGCGCGGGCAGCAGGACCTCGTCGCCGGATCGACCAGTGCCTGGAACACATTGAACAGGCCGTGCTTGCCGCCGTTGCTCACGGTGACGTGGGCTGGATCGACCTCCAGACCGCTGTCGCGTCCGGTCTTCGCCACGATCGCGTCCCGCAGCGCCGGCAGCCCCGCCGTGGGGGAATACCTGTGCATCGCCGGCTCGCTGCACGCAGCGTGGGCGGCGGCGACGATGTGCTCCGCTGTGGCGAAGTCGGGCCTCGCCCGCGCCGAACCCGATCAGGTGGACGCCCTGGCTGCGCAGCCGCTTCGCCTCGGCGCTGATCGCGAGCGTGGGCTCTCGCTGATCTGGTGCACGCGGGTGGACAGTGCACGCGGGTGGACAGCGCGGCGGTCATGGGATCAACCCCTGGTGCTGTGGTCATGCCGCCGACGGCCGGACCGGGACGCGGAGCACGTCCGCCCGAGGGCGGTTACCGGTCTGGCCGGACGGGAACCCTAGCGGTGTTCCCCCACCATCCCCTCCATGAAGGAGTGCTGCACGCATGGCTTCCCGATACACAATCCCCGGCATGGACCAGGCGGACGCCGAGCGGGTCGTCGACACCCTGCAACGGCGGCTGACCTCGCTGATCGACCTCCAGCTGACCCTCAAGCACGTCCACTGGAACGTTGTCGGTCCGACCTTCATCGGCGTGCACAAGATGCTCGACCCCCAGGTCGACGCGGTGCGCACCATGACCGACGAGACGGCCGAGCGCATCGCCACCATGGGTGGGCAGCCGGTCGGCACACCGGGCTACGTCTCCAAGACGCGTGGCTGGGATGACTACAGTCTGCTGCGCGCGATGACCAACGAGCACCTCGCGGCCCTCGACCTGGTCTACACGGGTGTCATCGCCGATCACCGCGCCGCGATCGCGGAGTTCAACGACCTCGACCTGGTGTCGCAGGACATGATGATCGCCCAGACCGAGCAGCTGGAGATGTTCCAGTGGTTCGTGCGGGCGCATCTGGAGGACGCGTCGGGTGACCTGCGCCACCGTGGTGCCAGCACTGAGCAGGAGGCAGCCGACGCCGTCGACTGACCAGGGCCGGCACGGGCCGGCATGCTCACGGTCGGCGCCGACGGCCGCAACCGCGCGCCATCATGCCCTACCGCTCGAAGACGTCGCGTAACCAGCCGCCCACCAGCAGGTTCGTCTTCGGGCCGGGCAAGTGGATCAGGCACCTGATCAAGCCGACCGAGGACCGGGCGGTCGCCTACATCGATTGGAGTCTCCAGGAGTTCGCGATCGCAGCAGCGCTCTCGGGCGACGCCGCGATGCTGGAGGTCCTGGAGATCGGCGACATGTATCTGACGTTCGCCGAGCTGGCCGGCTGGACACCTCCGGGAGCCACGAAGGCAACGCACCGGGCAGCCCGCGACCGGGCGAAGCCGTGCGTGCTCGCGTGAACTACGGCATGGGTGCCACCACGCTGGGCAGCGGATGGGCGTGCCGCGCTACGTCGCACAGCGGACACTGCGGGAGTTCGCCAAGAGGTTCAAGGTCTACTGGCAGTGGGCCGAGAGCCGCATCGACCAGGGACACTGGAGACCGTCTTCGGGTGGCCGCTGCAGGTGCGTTCCGTCAGGCAGCACCGCACCGCGCGCAACTTCCCCATGCAGGGCAACGGCGCGGAGATGCTGCGCCTGGCGATCAGCCTGGCCTACGAGCGCGGTATCGAGGTGGTCGCGCCGGTGCACGATGCCGTGATGATTGAGTCCGGCGCGTCCGACATCACCGACGCCGTGGACGCCATGCAGCAAGTGCATGGCCGAGGCGTCGAAGAGGTCCTGGACGGCTACCCGATCGCCACCGACGCCGAGATCACGGTGTGGCCCGACCGCTGCACCGACGCCCGCGGCGCGGATCTGTGGGGCCAGCTCACGCGGCTGTTGAGACCGTGAGCGTGGACCGCACGTGGCCCCAGCGTGGACCGCTCGTGGCCCAGCGTGGCACCAGCGTGGCCACGTGGCACCGGCGTGGCCCCTTGGCATGGACCCACCCTCGTGCGCTTAGGAATATGAGAACGAAAGATCGAAACCCCTCTTCTGTGGATCAGTCCTTCATCCGCAGGAGTGGTACGCCGCCCGCACACAAGGAGCCAGCCCGTCATGCCCCCACACTTGACCTTCGAGGAACGCCTCGAGCTGATCCGACGCCTACGTGACACCGATCCGCTGGAGATGGTCGAGGCGATGATCGAGAAGATCGGCACCGGGATGCTCGATCAGCTCGACGCCGCCTCGAAGGATGGCCGGCGTCAGTTCTACGACGGCATCCCGCGCGTCAAGGCAGTCATGCCCGACCAATTCGAGCACCTCATCGAGAACAACCCACCCGGGAGCTGCACGCCGTGACCGACGCGCCGTTCAACGGCGTGACGATGGATGACGAGGGCCGTTTGCTGATCGTCGTCGGTGACGGCGCGAAGGGCCTGCTTATCGAACTAGACCCGCAGCTCACCGCCCTTGTCGCGGCCAAGCTCGACGGCTACTACGAGGCGAGCGTCCCGGACACGCCTGGGTTGACCTAGCGGCAGACCGCGGCGGACCGCGCGGAAGGGTAGCCCACCGCGGCCTGCGACCTATACGGGGGTCGAGGGGACCGCGCCGATGTACGCCACGGCGAACCCGAACCAGCCGATGACGGCCACCACGTTGGTCGCGATTCCCGCGATGGGCACGCCCAGCCCGAGCCCACCACGCTTCGCGCGGAAGAATCCCACGCCTGCCAGCGGCGCGCCGATCATGGCCAGCGGCAGGGCCAATATGCCCAGGAACGGCACCCACACGATGGCCAGTGCAATGATGCCCAGCACCATGCCCGCCATGCCGTTGCTGCCGTCGGCCGGCGCCAGAGGTGGTGCTGTGCCTGGTGGGGGCTCAGGCCAGCGCCCGCCTGTCCAGTGCTCGCCGGTCAGGCCGTGCATGTCACCGATCGGGCCGGTCGGGTGGTCACGCTCAGGACTGCTCATCACACCGCTCCTGTCTGATCGTCGCTCAACGCGGTCATGGGCCCGCCCACGACGTCGCTGCCGCCGCATCTGGCGCACGATGGCGCTGCCGCAACCCATGTGTTGAGGTAAGCGCGGTAGGACTGACAGTCAACGTATCACAGGCACGTGATCCTCCTACCACCTGGGCGCTGTGCACTTCGCGTTCGATCGCACAAGCGCACAAGCGACGTGAACCTTCGAGCAATGGTTTACACTTACGCGCATGACGTTCGATCGTGCGGCCGTGCACGGCGCGATGACCCAACGTCAACGAGGCGCGGTGCGCCACAGTGCGCTTCGGTTCCGCATAGCGAGCTGACATAGCGAGCAGAGCAGGATTCTCTCCCCTGGGGAGGCCCGCCGCCCAGCGGCCGACGACGGTGGGCCATCCCTGGCCTCGGACCCAGGAGCACGAAGCATGATCTCTGACCGCCAGCGCGCGCTGCTGCGCTTCCCACCCCGTCAGATCCTCAAGCGCGCAGCGGCGACGGGCCGCCTGCCTGACGAGCAGGAGCTGCGCGAGCTGTCCATCGACGATCGCAGTCGCGACCGTGTGCGCGAGGCGGCTCGACACGTGCTGGACGTGGCGCAGCGTGGCGGCATGCGAGCGCGGCACCAGGCGGCTGACCTGGCCGAGCGCCTGGCCGTCGAGATTGCCGAAAGCGTGCGGCGTGAGTTCGCGGACTCCGTGCCCGTCGAGCACGACGACGGTCCCGACTCTGGCGAGCTGGCCGAGCGGATCATTGCGCTCCGTGGCACGCACCCGACGAGCGCAGAAAGCGCCCAGGAGCGCGCTACGCGCCTCGACGTCCTGCGCATGGTCAACCATCCCCGCAGCGATGGCTGACGCGCGAGAGCGGGCCTACGCGGCCGCTGCCGTACTGGCTGACGCGCTCTCGCTCGTCGGCTCGCCAGCGAGCATCGTTGAGCCTGAGGTCATCGCCGGCAGGGCAACGGGTCGTGTCAGGGTCGTGCTGAGGGAGGACGCAGCACGAGCCCTCGCGCGGCGCCTGACCCGACGCGCCGGTGACACTGACGCGGCGGCATGACGCCCCTGGGGAGGAATCCCCGTCCCGTCCCGTCGGGAGACCCAGAGCCTTAGCGCCCCTTCTCCCTCCGGCAGATTCTCTCAGCGAACAGCACCGGGAGGTGATGTAGTCGATGAGTCCGGAGGACAGATCGGCTGAGCGTCAACTGAAGCGGCGGCTCATCGGCGGCCTGGCAGTCGCAGTGCTGTTCGCGATGGCCTGCCTGTGGCTCTGGCTCCCCAGATGGGACTTCCTCGTCGAGCCGGTCGCTCCCGACGTGCGCGACGAGATCGCTGAGGCGTCGAGGCGGCCACTGATCCTTCCGAGCGGGCGCGCCTCCGTTTCGAACTCGCCGCCCTCGAACAGGAGGACGGCGCGCGGCGAAGCGGGTTG
This window harbors:
- a CDS encoding aminotransferase class I/II-fold pyridoxal phosphate-dependent enzyme, which produces MHRYSPTAGLPALRDAIVAKTGRDSGLEVDPAHVTVSNGGKHGLFNVFQALVDPATRSCCPRRTGSATLSRSPRRRDRRAAAHDGRRRLPRHRGPVGGGAHPATKALVFVSPSNPTGSVCTPDEIREIGRWAAAAGVWLVTDEIYEHLVYEGAQFASMPVVAPEITPRCGRQRRRQDLRDDRWRVGWSIAPPAVAAAINRVQSHVTSNVSSVAQRVALAAVEEPMSRIEAMRDAYDQRRRIVHEAFSGSTTSCAPCRGGAFYVFPDVRARLQRPVHGRTVTRSLELCNLLLDEIRVALVPGEAFGAPGHVRLSCALSDEELRKGLTRIIDVLQ
- a CDS encoding DNA starvation/stationary phase protection protein, which codes for MASRYTIPGMDQADAERVVDTLQRRLTSLIDLQLTLKHVHWNVVGPTFIGVHKMLDPQVDAVRTMTDETAERIATMGGQPVGTPGYVSKTRGWDDYSLLRAMTNEHLAALDLVYTGVIADHRAAIAEFNDLDLVSQDMMIAQTEQLEMFQWFVRAHLEDASGDLRHRGASTEQEAADAVD